One region of Nothobranchius furzeri strain GRZ-AD chromosome 16, NfurGRZ-RIMD1, whole genome shotgun sequence genomic DNA includes:
- the LOC129166610 gene encoding uncharacterized protein, translated as MGPVGFLHVWLLMCLITKGTCLSADGRRSDDDELHRKRAWSFGGISVKTLGLLKSMDSMLGNDVKKVLLEANEVETESSAGHVRLVGLEVETKQQSRERSLGTEDQMGQTVRANSAGATNGVEGSQAVVLKGTEGAAVINGSTDRMNGTSARSLNGTGVAGVINESIDWMERSPARALNGTEGARSLNGTGLTWVINGSIDWMEGSPARTLNGTKGDGAYAKATNGTKGAPAASLHWKEISQAVAANRMEGAVAVGTQG; from the exons ATGGGGCCTGTTGGGTTTCTGCATGTTTGGTTGCTGATGTGTTTGATCACCAAAG GTACCTGTTTGTCAGCAGATGGAAGGAGATCCGATGATGATGAGCTCCACAGAAAAAGGG cgtgGTCTTTTGGTGGGATTTCAGTGAAGACTCTTGGACTTCTGAAGTCAATGGACTCCATGTTGGGGAATGATGTTAAAAAAG tGTTACTGGAAGCCAATGAAGTGGAAACTGAGTCATCAGCTGGACACGTGAGACTTGTGGGGCTTGAAGTTGAAACAAAGCAGCAAAGCAGAGAGAGGAGCTTAGGAACTGAGGACCAGATGGGCCAGACGGTGAGGGCCAACAGTGCTGGGGCCACCAATGGGGTGGAGGGATCCCAGGCCGTGGTCCTGAAAGGGACAGAGGGGGCTGCTGTGATCAACGGGTCCACGGATAGGATGAATGGAACCTCGGCCAGGTCCCTCAATGGTACAGGGGTGGCTGGGGTGATCAATGAGTCTATCGACTGGATGGAGAGATCCCCGGCCAGGGCCCTGAATGGTACAGAGGGGGCCAGGTCCCTGAATGGAACTGGGTTGACTTGGGTGATCAACGGATCCATTGACTGGATGGAGGGATCCCCGGCCAGGACCCTGAATGGGACGAAAGGAGATGGGGCCTATGCTAAGGCCACTAACGGGACAAAGGGAGCCCCAGCCGCCTCCCTGCATTGGAAGGAAATATCCCAGGCCGTGGCTGCAAACAGGATGGAGGGAGCTGTGGCTGTCGGCACCCAAGGATGA
- the LOC107373025 gene encoding WAP, Kazal, immunoglobulin, Kunitz and NTR domain-containing protein 2, whose translation MEMRWMFPTWICFLACASAWMELSLAVTYSHAGICPNDMNPNLWVDAMSTCTRECESDQECESFEKCCQNVCGNRSCVAARYVDGKKGPMGMPKEASCASFMCTQQGSECVIWEDYPMCKCRDRCEREPHFTCASDGMTYFNKCFMDAEACSKGITLSVVTCRFHLTWPNMSPSVPEMTTLRPTTAPLQATAPPPTEPQPPVVVGGPSHQTVNVGDTASFLCDVTGQPRPELSWEKRLPGWAERVLMRPNHVRGNMVVTNIGQLVIYNAQLKDSGVYTCTAQNPSGSVQAHHSLTVLPAGGLITHGPWNLTRCSPEECIKPTNAPEDCGSDLDKISWYYEPHTNNCMAFTHCHGNHNSVPPAKLLDTYEDCMRCCSPELPVPCRLPTLQGPCKAYEPRWAYSSSLQECHSFIYGGCEGNGNNFESKQTCEEACPFPKTHHCKACKAKGKMVTSFCRSDFVIIGHMMELTQEKDSGHALVTVEEILKDDKMGLRFFGKEPLEVTFLNMDWSCPCPNITAAAAEGQVIVMGNASDGMAVIQPESFVGSSSPRRVRKLKEVISKNTCDILKAITNSPL comes from the exons ATGGAGATGCGCTGGATGTTCCCAACGTGGATTTGCTTCCTGGCGTGCGCGTCAGCGTGGATGGAGCTCAGCCTGGCGGTCACCTACTCACACGCGGGCATCTGCCCCAATGACATGAACCCAAACCTGTGGGTGGATGCCATGAGCACCTGCACCCGAGAGTGTGAATCTGATCAG GAGTGTGAGTCCTTTGAGAAGTGCTGCCAAAACGTCTGTGGGAATCGAAGCTGTGTGGCGGCCCGCTATGTGGATGGGAAGAAGGGTCCCATGGGAATGCCCAAGGAAGCGTCCTGCGCTAGCTTCATgtgcacccagcagggctctgagtgtGTCATCTGGGAGGACTACCCCATGTGTAAATGTCGGGACCGCTGTGAGCGGGAGCCACATTTCACCTGCGCCTCCGACGGCATGACGTACTTCAACAAGTGCTTCATGGACGCGGAGGCCTGCTCAAAGGGCATCACGCTTTCTGTTGTCACCTGTCGCTTCCACCTCACCTGGCCCAACATGAGCCCTTCAGTACCTGAGATGACCACCCTTCGTCCAACCACTGCTCCTCTTCAGGCCACCGCCCCCCCTCCCACAGAGCCTCAGCCTCCAGTGGTTGTGGGCGGTCCCTCCCACCAGACTGTGAATGTGGGTGACACAGCCAGCTTCTTGTGCGATGTGACGGGTCAACCGCGGCCCGAGCTCAGCTGGGAGAAGCGTCTGCCGGGTTGGGCAGAGAGAGTGCTCATGAGGCCCAACCACGTGAGAGGGAACATGGTGGTCACTAACATCGGTCAGCTGGTCATCTACAACGCTCAGCTGAAAGATTCAGGCGTTTACACCTGTACGGCTCAGAATCCTTCTGGGTCAGTGCAGGCCCACCACAGCCTCACGGTGCTGCCTGCAGGGGGGCTCATCACCCACGGGCCCTGGAACCTGACCCGTTGCTCACCTGAAGAGTGTATCAAACCTACTAATGCCCCAGAAGATTGTGGGAGTGACCTGGACAAAATCAGCTGGTACTACGAGCCTCACACCAACAACTGCATGGCCTTCACACATTGTCATGGCAACCACAACAGTGTGCCACCTGCAAAGCTATTAGACACATATGAAGATTGCATGCGGTGCTGCAGCCCAGAGCTACCAGTCCCTTGCAGACTCCCCACCCTGCAGGGCCCCTGTAAGGCGTACGAGCCCCGATGGGCCTACAGTAGCAGCCTGCAGGAGTGTCACTCCTTCATTTATGGAGGCTGTGAAGGCAACGGCAACAACTTTGAATCAAAACAGACCTGTGAGGAGGCCTGCCCTTTCCCAAAAACCCATCACTGCAAAGCCTGCAAGGCAAAAGGCAAGATGGTGACAAGCTTCTGCCGGAGTGACTTTGTCATCATTGGTCACATGATGGAGCTCACACAGGAGAAGGACTCAGGCCATGCCCTCGTGACCGTAGAGGAGATCCTCAAAGATGATAAGATGGGTCTGCGCTTTTTTGGTAAGGAACCTCTTGAGGTCACTTTTCTCAACATGGACTGGAGCTGCCCATGCCCAAAcatcacagcagcagcagcagagggccAGGTCATCGTCATGGGCAATGCCAGCGATGGCATGGCTGTGATCCAGCCAGAGAGCTTTGTGGGATCTTCCAGTCCTCGTCGTGTACGGAAACTAAAAGAAGTCATCTCCAAAAACACCTGTGACATTCTAAAAGCCATCACCAACAGCCCTCTGTAG
- the LOC139063438 gene encoding uncharacterized protein, producing MAPNHDKSRLKALHKVLLMCLLASSCVLVCIFLICSLICSLSRFSPSPGIPPGPLLPWSPLVTPLIQQRLQVYRYDGDPATCWTFIQDCAGCLDLNSSEFNKVSFMVLCLGGKALRWAASYLDLHPIEEVSFWPFAKDLLLTFGSTPPPPPSIRMSTTRICQTSLPSPGPDSATSPSPVGRQSSSPSISAGAIVEPPMGRATTPPPGPVGIAGVIPAPPRSRARCQRHHHHQQFPKARVVPSSLSTRLRPRSSLSKGLRPLRLQSRRPLILQRSIHPLLALL from the exons atggcgccaaatcacgacaagagtcgtctcaaggcgcttcacaag gttctccttatgtgtctcctagcatcctcatgtgtccttgtctgcatcttcctcatttGTTCCCTGATCTGCAGCCTTTCTAGGTTTTCCCCCTCCCCAGGTATCCCCCCAGGTCCGTTGCTCCCGTGGTCtcccttggtcacacctct GATCCAGCAGAGACTCCAGGTGTACAGGTACGATGGAGATCCTGCGACCTGCTGGACATTTATTCAGGACTGTGCTGGCTGCCTGGACTTGAACTCCTCTGAATTCAATAAGGTGTCGTTCATGGTGCTTTGCCTGGGAGGCAAAGCCCTGCGGTGGGCCGCCAGTTACTTGGACCTTCACCCCATAGAAGAGGTCTCCTTTTGGCCCTTTGCGAAGGACCTGTTACTGACCTTCGgctccacaccaccaccaccaccttccatCCGCATGTCCACGACTCGGATTTGCCAAACCTCCCTACCCTCACCCGGTCCGGACAGCGCCACCTCACCATCTCCGGTGGGCCGTCAGTCCTCATCTCCCTCTATTTCAGCCGGCGCCATCGTGGAACCTCCGATGGGCCGAGCCACCACACCTCCACCAGGTCCAGTTGGCATTGCCGGCGTCATCCCCGCACCTCCGAGGAGCCGCGCTCGTTGTCAAcgtcaccaccatcaccagcagtttcctaaggccagagttgtgccgtccagcctgtccacgaggctccgtccccggtccagcctgtccaaggggcttcgTCCCCTTCGTCTCCAGAGTCGTCGTCCCCTCATCCTCCAAAGG aGTATTCACCCCTTACTCGCCCTCCTCTGA